Proteins from a single region of Chrysemys picta bellii isolate R12L10 chromosome 9, ASM1138683v2, whole genome shotgun sequence:
- the LOC135973490 gene encoding uncharacterized protein LOC135973490: MQADNRKRAPAWTVREILDLIAVWGEDSVLAELRSKRRNAKTFEKISKGMMERGHNRDSDQCRVKVKELRQAYQKTKEANGRSGSEPRTCRFYAKLHAILGGAATTTPPVIVDSRSGIVSSATPEDSADGGEEEEEEEDELAESTQHSVLPNSQDLFLTLTEVPSQPSQASTQDSDPMEGTSAAANSSSLPPPSRRLSQIRRRKKRTRDEMFSEIMESSRSDRAHLNEWKETVSKYRKEASESEDRRDQREDMRDQREERWRQEDQRRQDATLGLLREQTDMLWRLVELQERLQENRLPLQPLFHPPPSPCSVSSSSRRVRTQGGRLRTPSHSTPVDSPSKRLSFF; this comes from the exons atgcaggctgataatcgaaaaagagcaccagcatggaccgtgagggagatactggatctgatcgctgtatggggagaggattcagtgcttgcagaacttcgttctaaaagacgaaatgccaaaacttttgaaaaaatctccaagggcatgatggagagaggccacaatagggactcagatcagtgccgcgtgaaagtcaaggagctcagacaagcctatcaaaaaacaaaggaggcaaacggtcgctccgggtcagagccgcggacatgccgcttctacgccaaactgcatgcaattctagggggggctgccaccactaccccacctgtgatcgtggattccaggtcggggatagtctcatcagcgacacctgaggattctgccgatgggggagaggaggaggaggaggaggaggatgagcttgcagagagcacacagcactccgttctccccaacagccaggatctttttctcaccctgactgaagtaccctcccaaccctcccaagccagtacccaagactctgaccccatggaagggacctcag cagctgcaaattcctcaagcctccctcctccatcccgaaggttatcacagataaggcgtcgtaagaagagaacgcgagacgagatgttttcagaaattatggaatccagccgcagtgacagagctcatctgaatgagtggaaggaaacagtttcaaagtataggaaagaagccagtgaaagtgaggacaggagggaccaacgtgaggacatgagggaccaacgtgaggagaggtggcggcaggaagatcagaggaggcaggatgcaacgctggggctgctgcgtgagcaaacagacatgctctggcgtctggtggagcttcaggaacggctgcaggaaaacagactgccgcttcagcccctgttccaccctcccccctccccatgttccgtatcctcctcatccagacgtgtaagaacgcagggggggaggctccgtacaccttcccattccaccccagtagacagcccaagcaaaaggctgtcatttttttaa